Proteins co-encoded in one Blastocatellia bacterium genomic window:
- a CDS encoding hydantoinase/oxoprolinase family protein, with product MAYRVGIDVGGTFTDVLLFNENNGEMILAKTPSTPHDQSIGVLNGIRKVAALANIDASEIRLILHGTTVATNAVLEGKGARVGLITNAGFEQILHVARGQTPGPLAGWIIMIKPEPLAPLELTRGISARMNARGQETSPLDEAEVRRYVKELHDAGIEALTVSLINSYANPAHERRVKEIVHEMYPTLPVTISTDILPEFREYERTLTTVMNSYVRPKMAHYLNGIKNKLKEAKLEPTVNIVRSDGGVMSLEGAAEKPVATLMSGPSGGVVAASYIGELAGYKNVLSFDMGGTSTDVAISFGGTPNVVRETRIGYYPVKASTVDVQSVGAGGGSIAHVPITGALRVGPQSAGADPGPACYGMGGTEPTVTDANLVLGHLPPKLLGGEMELNVELARQAVQKIADALGLGLYEAAQGIIDIVNENMFGALRLVSVQRGYDPRDFALVAFGGAGPLHVNALSRLAGSWPAIVPPTPGVLSALGFLHSDIRNEFAQTCIRTLDKIDWQEIKQSALHLEEQARQWLSSEGIPPERQRVEFEVDLRYYRQGYEFPIRVSPEQFDSAGGIDKLIADFKEIHERNYGFNIDSLIEVVNVRAVAIGEVKKVELKKFDLDSEDASKAVVEEHAIHFQGGSLPTLIYDREKLRPGNVIKGPAIIMQTDSTTVILPDHYGKVDPYLNILIRPNGS from the coding sequence CGAGAACAACGGTGAGATGATCCTGGCCAAGACGCCTTCAACGCCGCACGATCAATCCATTGGTGTGCTCAATGGAATTCGCAAGGTCGCTGCGCTGGCCAACATTGATGCGAGCGAGATTCGCTTGATTTTGCACGGAACGACGGTGGCCACCAATGCTGTGCTTGAGGGCAAGGGCGCGCGCGTGGGGTTAATCACCAACGCCGGATTTGAGCAGATTTTGCACGTGGCGCGTGGACAGACGCCGGGGCCGCTGGCTGGCTGGATTATCATGATCAAGCCAGAGCCGCTGGCGCCGCTTGAACTGACGCGAGGCATCTCGGCTCGGATGAATGCGCGTGGCCAGGAAACCAGCCCGCTTGATGAGGCCGAGGTGCGGCGCTACGTCAAAGAGCTACACGACGCCGGCATTGAAGCGCTGACCGTGTCACTGATCAATTCCTATGCAAACCCAGCGCATGAACGACGGGTCAAGGAGATCGTTCATGAGATGTATCCAACATTGCCAGTGACGATCTCGACCGACATATTGCCGGAATTTCGCGAGTACGAACGGACGTTGACAACAGTGATGAATTCCTACGTTCGGCCCAAAATGGCTCATTACTTGAATGGTATCAAGAACAAGTTGAAGGAAGCCAAGCTGGAGCCGACGGTCAACATTGTGCGTTCTGATGGCGGCGTGATGAGTTTGGAAGGAGCGGCGGAAAAACCGGTGGCGACGTTGATGTCGGGTCCGTCAGGTGGCGTGGTCGCGGCTAGCTATATTGGCGAGTTGGCCGGTTACAAGAATGTGTTGTCGTTTGACATGGGTGGCACGTCAACGGACGTGGCCATTAGCTTTGGCGGCACGCCCAATGTGGTGCGGGAGACGCGCATTGGGTATTACCCGGTGAAAGCCTCTACGGTGGATGTGCAGAGCGTCGGCGCTGGCGGTGGTTCGATTGCTCACGTGCCCATCACGGGCGCGCTGCGCGTGGGTCCGCAAAGCGCCGGCGCAGACCCTGGACCGGCCTGTTATGGCATGGGCGGAACCGAACCGACGGTGACCGATGCCAATCTGGTGCTCGGTCATTTGCCGCCAAAACTGTTGGGCGGCGAGATGGAATTAAATGTTGAGCTGGCTCGGCAAGCCGTGCAAAAGATCGCCGATGCGCTGGGCTTGGGCTTGTACGAAGCGGCGCAGGGCATCATTGACATCGTCAACGAAAACATGTTCGGGGCGCTTCGGTTGGTGTCCGTGCAGCGAGGCTATGATCCGCGCGATTTCGCGTTGGTAGCGTTTGGCGGCGCTGGCCCGCTTCACGTCAACGCGTTGTCGCGGTTGGCCGGCTCCTGGCCAGCCATTGTGCCGCCGACGCCGGGTGTGTTGTCGGCGTTGGGATTTCTCCACTCAGACATCAGGAATGAGTTTGCTCAGACTTGCATTCGCACGCTCGACAAAATTGACTGGCAAGAGATCAAACAGAGCGCTTTGCACCTGGAGGAACAGGCGCGCCAGTGGCTGAGCAGCGAGGGGATTCCGCCGGAGCGTCAGCGCGTCGAGTTTGAAGTGGATTTGCGCTACTATCGTCAGGGTTATGAATTTCCGATTCGAGTCAGTCCCGAACAGTTTGATTCGGCTGGCGGCATTGATAAGCTGATCGCCGATTTCAAGGAGATTCACGAGCGCAATTACGGCTTCAATATTGACTCGCTCATCGAAGTGGTCAACGTGCGCGCGGTGGCCATTGGCGAGGTCAAAAAAGTGGAGTTGAAGAAATTTGATCTGGATAGTGAAGATGCCTCCAAAGCCGTTGTCGAGGAGCACGCCATTCATTTTCAGGGTGGTTCATTGCCCACGCTGATTTATGATCGCGAGAAGCTGCGGCCGGGTAACGTCATTAAAGGACCGGCCATCATCATGCAGACTGATTCGACGACGGTGATCTTGCCGGATCATTACGGAAAAGTTGATCCGTATCTGAACATCCTGATCAGACCGAATGGTTCATGA